One genomic window of Clostridioides sp. ES-S-0054-01 includes the following:
- the ruvX gene encoding Holliday junction resolvase RuvX gives MLDGRIMGLDVGDKTIGVAVSDLMGLTAQGVKTIKRVGKKKDIEEIKAIIKEKQVNKIVSGLPKNMNGTLGPQGEKVIKFCELVKEETGLEVEFWDERLSTVAAERSLLEADVSRQKRKKVIDMLAAVIILQGYLDFKINS, from the coding sequence ATGTTAGACGGAAGAATAATGGGTCTTGATGTTGGTGATAAAACTATTGGAGTTGCTGTCAGTGATTTGATGGGATTAACTGCACAAGGTGTAAAAACAATAAAAAGAGTTGGTAAGAAAAAAGATATTGAAGAAATAAAAGCAATAATAAAAGAAAAGCAAGTAAATAAAATTGTATCAGGATTACCAAAAAATATGAATGGAACTTTAGGTCCACAGGGAGAAAAAGTAATCAAGTTTTGTGAGTTAGTAAAAGAAGAAACAGGTCTTGAAGTAGAATTTTGGGATGAGAGACTTTCTACAGTAGCAGCAGAGAGGTCTTTATTAGAGGCAGATGTTAGTAGACAAAAAAGAAAAAAAGTTATAGATATGTTGGCCGCAGTAATAATTTTGCAAGGGTATTTAGATTTTAAAATAAATTCATAA
- a CDS encoding DUF1292 domain-containing protein produces MEENIINLIDENGVESQFEIILTLEAEGKEYAILMPLDDEEAEEALIFRIDEDEEGEILIPLESDEEYETVVAVYTAIMEEEGLNYDEDESNGLN; encoded by the coding sequence ATGGAAGAAAATATAATAAATTTAATAGACGAAAATGGCGTTGAAAGCCAATTTGAAATAATATTAACATTAGAAGCAGAAGGAAAAGAATATGCAATATTAATGCCTTTAGATGATGAAGAAGCTGAAGAAGCTTTAATCTTTAGAATCGATGAGGATGAAGAAGGTGAAATCTTAATACCTTTAGAAAGTGATGAAGAGTATGAAACTGTTGTAGCTGTGTATACTGCTATAATGGAAGAAGAAGGTTTAAATTACGACGAAGATGAATCAAATGGACTTAACTAG
- a CDS encoding transcriptional repressor → MANTMDLLKDKLKETGFKITPQRRAIVEILLKHDHSHLSSEEIYDLVRVDCPEIGLATVYRTMQLLDEIGLISKLNLDDGCIRYEISLHKEDCHNHHHLICKNCGKIMEAKEDLLDNIEKEIQSLYKFKILDHDVKFYGLCDECNGVSDSEE, encoded by the coding sequence ATGGCAAACACAATGGATTTATTAAAAGACAAGTTAAAAGAAACTGGTTTTAAGATTACGCCACAAAGAAGAGCAATAGTTGAAATATTGCTTAAACATGACCATTCACATCTAAGTAGTGAGGAAATCTATGATTTAGTTAGGGTTGACTGTCCTGAAATAGGATTAGCTACTGTATATAGAACAATGCAGTTGTTGGATGAAATAGGATTAATATCAAAACTAAACTTAGACGATGGATGTATAAGATATGAGATTAGTCTGCACAAAGAAGACTGTCATAATCATCATCATCTTATTTGTAAAAATTGTGGAAAGATAATGGAAGCTAAAGAAGACCTTTTAGACAATATAGAAAAAGAGATACAATCATTGTACAAATTTAAAATACTTGATCATGATGTTAAATTTTATGGACTATGTGACGAGTGTAATGGAGTAAGCGACTCAGAAGAATAA
- a CDS encoding metal-dependent hydrolase, which produces MRGKTHCAIGILTAIQTSLIFKIPISLVDILVSATFAVLPDLDKSNSMVSNFILKNNISKYIYRIFIYAVNIIIFFISININDNFYLSAIITFIAIIIIEAKLTHTFLRKVFLSLIFILLAICLYIIEVEIYFTIFCLMLSIFPWLKHRSFSHSIFATIIIYFLLKQIELITNINNLSFYGTLGYASHMFLGDLFTKQGIPIFYPLSEKKISLGFLTVGGPFSNFIEKSFIFVLIGLIIFSILKL; this is translated from the coding sequence ATGCGTGGTAAAACTCATTGTGCAATAGGAATCTTAACAGCCATCCAGACATCTTTAATATTTAAAATTCCTATATCTTTAGTTGACATTTTAGTTTCAGCTACTTTTGCTGTACTGCCCGATTTGGATAAATCTAACTCTATGGTCTCAAATTTCATTCTAAAAAACAATATATCCAAATACATATATAGAATTTTTATATATGCTGTTAATATTATTATTTTCTTTATTTCAATAAATATAAATGATAATTTTTATTTAAGTGCAATAATTACATTTATTGCAATCATAATCATTGAGGCGAAACTAACCCATACATTTTTGAGAAAAGTTTTTCTATCATTAATATTTATACTATTAGCTATATGCTTATACATCATAGAAGTTGAAATATATTTTACAATTTTTTGTCTAATGTTGTCAATTTTTCCCTGGTTAAAGCACAGAAGTTTTTCTCATAGCATATTTGCAACTATAATAATATATTTTTTACTAAAACAGATAGAATTAATCACCAATATCAATAATTTATCTTTTTATGGTACACTTGGTTATGCAAGCCATATGTTTTTAGGAGATTTATTTACAAAACAAGGAATACCAATTTTTTATCCGCTAAGCGAAAAGAAAATTTCTTTAGGATTTTTAACGGTTGGTGGACCATTTAGTAATTTCATAGAAAAATCATTCATTTTTGTACTTATAGGATTAATTATATTTTCAATATTAAAACTATAA
- a CDS encoding ribonuclease J — MQLFKKNTNKIKVMALGGLNEVGKNMTVVEYKDEIIVIDAGLSFPEDEMLGVDIVIPDITYLVKNRDKIKGIFITHGHEDHIGALPYILKKINVPVYGARLSIGLIQVKLKEHKMNNVKLNVVTPRQVIKLDNMEVEFLKNNHSIPDAYSIAVHTDQGIIYHTGDFKIDLTPIDGDVMDMHRLCELSKKGVLLMLADSTNAEKPGFTMSEKTVGVGLDELFAKGNGRRIIVATFASNIHRLQQIINTAEKFNRKVAISGRSMVNVVGVAKELGYLDISDDMLIDLNDIYKYEESELVIITTGSQGEPMSALARMAFSEHKKVEIKSGDLVIISAHPIPGNEKLISKVINFLFEKGAEVVYSDIADIHVSGHACQEELKLIHALVRPKFFMPAHGEYRMLKRHAEIAEQLGMDKENIFVMQTGDVLELDKNSAKVANRIQTGNILVDGLGVGDVGNIVLRDRKHLSEDGLMIVVVTISKDEGKVLAGPDIISRGFVYVRESEDLMDGAKDIIKNVLNECEEKNIKEWAYLKNNIKENLKEYLYQKTKRNPMILPIIMEV; from the coding sequence ATGCAATTGTTCAAAAAGAACACCAATAAGATAAAGGTAATGGCCTTAGGTGGACTTAACGAAGTTGGGAAAAATATGACTGTTGTTGAGTATAAAGATGAAATAATTGTTATAGATGCTGGACTTAGTTTTCCAGAAGATGAAATGTTAGGAGTAGATATAGTTATACCAGATATAACTTATTTAGTCAAAAATAGGGATAAAATAAAGGGTATATTTATTACACATGGACATGAAGACCATATAGGAGCTCTTCCATATATATTAAAGAAAATAAATGTACCTGTGTATGGAGCAAGACTTAGTATAGGTCTTATACAAGTGAAACTTAAAGAGCATAAGATGAATAATGTTAAGTTAAATGTCGTAACTCCAAGACAAGTTATAAAACTTGATAACATGGAAGTAGAGTTTTTGAAAAATAACCATAGTATACCAGATGCTTACTCTATTGCAGTACACACAGACCAAGGGATAATATATCATACAGGAGATTTTAAGATTGATTTGACTCCTATTGATGGTGATGTTATGGATATGCATAGACTCTGTGAGTTAAGCAAAAAAGGAGTTCTTTTAATGTTGGCTGATAGTACTAATGCAGAAAAACCAGGATTTACTATGTCTGAAAAGACTGTTGGAGTAGGTCTTGACGAATTATTTGCAAAAGGAAATGGCAGAAGAATTATAGTTGCTACTTTTGCATCCAACATACACAGATTACAACAAATAATAAATACTGCTGAGAAGTTTAATAGAAAAGTTGCTATATCAGGTCGCTCAATGGTCAATGTAGTTGGAGTTGCAAAAGAATTAGGATATTTAGATATTTCTGATGATATGCTTATAGATTTAAATGATATATACAAATATGAAGAAAGTGAATTAGTTATAATAACAACTGGTTCACAAGGTGAACCTATGTCAGCTCTTGCTAGAATGGCTTTTTCAGAGCATAAAAAAGTAGAAATAAAGAGTGGCGATTTAGTTATAATATCTGCTCATCCAATACCAGGAAATGAAAAATTAATATCAAAAGTAATCAATTTCTTATTTGAAAAAGGAGCAGAAGTAGTGTACAGTGATATAGCTGATATACACGTTTCTGGACATGCCTGTCAAGAAGAATTAAAACTTATACATGCATTAGTTAGACCAAAGTTTTTTATGCCAGCTCATGGTGAATATAGAATGTTAAAAAGACATGCTGAAATAGCTGAACAGCTTGGTATGGACAAAGAAAATATTTTTGTCATGCAAACAGGAGATGTTTTAGAATTAGATAAAAACTCTGCTAAAGTAGCAAATCGTATACAAACAGGAAACATATTAGTTGATGGACTAGGAGTAGGCGATGTAGGTAACATAGTTTTAAGAGATAGAAAGCATTTATCAGAAGATGGTCTTATGATAGTTGTAGTAACTATTTCTAAGGATGAGGGTAAAGTTCTAGCAGGTCCAGACATAATTTCTAGAGGATTCGTATATGTAAGAGAGTCAGAAGACTTAATGGATGGAGCAAAGGATATAATTAAAAATGTTCTAAATGAATGTGAAGAGAAAAATATTAAAGAGTGGGCTTATTTAAAGAATAATATTAAAGAAAACCTAAAAGAATATTTATATCAAAAAACTAAACGAAATCCAATGATACTTCCTATAATAATGGAAGTATAA
- a CDS encoding spore protein, which translates to MDNISRQNAIKALKQTKMEIAGEYGMNYEDAFEIIENASNKGILEGYFKKLEKKKNLGQGISRHLE; encoded by the coding sequence ATGGATAATATTTCAAGACAAAATGCTATAAAAGCTTTAAAACAAACAAAGATGGAAATAGCAGGAGAATATGGAATGAATTATGAAGATGCCTTTGAAATAATAGAAAACGCATCTAATAAAGGTATTTTAGAAGGTTACTTTAAAAAGCTTGAGAAGAAAAAAAATTTAGGTCAAGGTATATCTAGGCATTTAGAATAA